In the genome of Limanda limanda chromosome 15, fLimLim1.1, whole genome shotgun sequence, one region contains:
- the rrp12 gene encoding RRP12-like protein, translating to MVKSGKLRSGAGSKLKRWKKGHSSDSNPETSRFRQAAKSRFFSRPTEKSDLTVDALKLHNDLQTGPLELSAGRHKDPFMEEEPEEAFSERTSGTFLSGLSDCSNLTFRKVQRYWESNSAAHKEICAVLAAVTEVIRSQGGKETETEYFAALMTTLEVVDSPESQAAVAYLLNLVMKRVPTPVLISKFSDTTKALMDVMTKQATCEMGSALRWILSCLATLLRKQDASVWTYPSTLQVYHGLLSFTVHSKPKVRKSAQQGVCSIIRGSDFLFTENAPAHHPAAVTTAKFCMKEMEQAGGSKEDTTTLHVLGLLKELMGTFPQGAVKSCCETLLRVMTLGHVLVTASAMQAFHKLFSGKPNTLSLSPELNAQIITALYDYLPSENELQPLLAWLAVMEKAHIHLASLQSSLSFGHLPRLFSAAMSCFLSPHTQVAAAAANTLKTLLTECVGPFLDGIGPISATASAGNPSYICKMFRIVEEGLSYRFHASWPFVLQTLGCFYRVAGKQSHPVMAKSLQSLADLRSTPQFSFRGELDLAIGGAVESMGPEVVLGAVPLNITGFNDDLEFPRSWLVPVLRDHVKNTHLGFFNSYFLPLASTLKQRADELEQAGQKLEARVYQTLQLQIWTMLPGFCTCPVDLLVSFKGLARTIGVAINEQPDLRLTVCQALRTIINKSCSTEEEKTEVGRFSKNFLPILFNVYGQQPAAGESGTYRMAVLDTIKVYLTVTEIDMTCTFLQKATDRLSSTETNEFTRLSMMDLIVAMAPFVDEVTMTKTFDLIRPYLETKDQGMQKKAYRVLEEICGGERDECRSFVLANLETLKVVLLETLKNASSPAKRPRLKCLGHIVKRLSEEHTDFIAQLLPEVIICTKEVSVGARKNAFNLLVEIGNAFVRFCGNTKDAMEQYLVLVYAGFSGSVTMITCTVLALTRLVFQYKDSIEVSVMEQLLQNICLLLSSRTREIVKAALGFIKVILFIMDPKTLASHATAMMEGIGKIHDDVRRHFRTKLKNIFTKFIRKFGFEMVKSMLPAEHHKVLINIRKADSRTKRRKQASEAQDDSESEEEGPTTRSESIEDILAMSDSDLSEDEGKAKKKPGKRQKGRAWLKEGEEDEPLNFLDPKVSQRVLATNPARKKSAKVDHGFKVTSDGRLVIKEDEEEDDKDEGEMKDILEEAGVKSKKLQKRKIQDDDDMDIEPQMKYKAGGSGIHRPLGGRPDFGDDYKSKKGKGDVKKEGKHDPYAYIPLKKAQLNRRKRAKIQGQFKGMVKGAQKGALSGKKMQKKKRKA from the exons ATGGTGAAATCGGGGAAACTTCGGTCCGGAGCGGGCTCGAAACTGAAGCGGTGGAAGAAGGGACACAGCAGCGACTCCAACCCGGAGACCAGTCGCTTCCGGCAGGCTGCTAAGAGCCGCTTCTTCAGCCGACCCACCG AAAAGAGTGATCTAACAGTCGATGCCCTCAAGCTTCACAATGACCTGCAGACAGGTCCTCTGGAGCTCAGTGCAGGCCGCCACAAAGACCCCTTCATGgaagaggagccggaggagGCGTTTTCAGAAAGAACCTCGGGCACCTTCCTCAGCGGCCTGTCGGACTGCTCCAACCTGACCTTCAGAAAGGTGCAGCGCTACTGGGAGTCCAACTCAGCAGCTCACAAAGAG ATTTGTGCAGTATTGGCAGCTGTTACCGAAGTGATCCGTAGTCAAGGAGGGAAAGAGACTGAAACCGAGTACTTTGCTGCTTTG ATGACCACCCTGGAGGTTGTGGATTCGCCAGAGTCCCAGGCTGCAGTGGCGTACCTCCTCAACCTCGTCATGAAACG GGTTCCTACTCCGGTGCTCATCTCCAAGTTCTCGGACACCACCAAGGCTCTGATGGACGTCATGACTAAACAGGCCACGTGTGAGATGGGCTCGGCTCTCAGATGG atcCTGTCATGCTTGGCCACTCTGTTACGGAAGCAGGATGCGTCTGTGTGGACTTATCCGTCCACGCTACAGGTTTACCACGGCCTGCTCAGCTTCACAGTGCACAGCAAACCTAAG GTGCGTAAATCCGCACAGCAGGGGGTTTGCTCCATCATCAGAGGAAGTGATTTCCTGTTCACAGAGAACGCCCCCGCCCACCACCCTGCTGCAGTGACCACCGCCAAGTTCTGCATGAAAGAGATGGAGCAGGCAGGAG GCAGCAAAGAGGACACCACCACACTTCACGTGCTGGGTCTTCTGAAGGAGCTGATGGGGACGTTTCCTCAGGGAGCCGTCAAGTCCTGTTGTGAGACGCTGCTGCGAGTGATGACTCTCGGCCATGTG CTGGTGACTGCGAGTGCCATGCAGGCTTTCCATAAGCTGTTCAGCGGGAAGCCGAACACTTTATCCCTCTCGCCGGAACTCAACGCTCAGATCATCACG GCTCTGTACGACTACCTGCCCAGTGAGAAcgagctgcagcctctgctcgcCTGGCTCGCCGTCATGGAGAAAGCACACATTCACTTGGCAAG CTTGCAGAGTTCTCTGAGTTTCGGTCACCTCCCTCGCCTGTTCTCCGCGGCCATGTCCTGTTTCTTATCGCCTCACACGCAGGTGGCTGCTGCCGCCGCCAACACACTTAAG ACTCTGTTGACTGAATGTGTTGGCCCTTTCTTGGATGGAATCGGCCCCATCAGTGCCACAGCCTCTGCAGGAAATCCCTCTTATATCTGCAAAATGTTTCG tATCGTAGAGGAAGGATTGTCTTATCGCTTCCATGCCTCCTGGCCATTTGTGCTTCAGACCCTGGGCTGCTTCTATCGGGTTGCTGGGAAACAATCTCACCCAGTCATGGCCAAG TCCCTGCAGTCCCTGGCCGACCTGCGCTCCACTCCTCAGTTCTCCTTCAGAGGAGAGTTGGACCTGGCTATAGGAGGCGCTGTGGAGAGCATGGGACCTGAAGTGGTGCTTGGTGCTGTGCCTCTCAACATCACCGGCTTCAA CGATGACCTGGAGTTCCCACGAAGTTGGCTGGTCCCGGTCTTACGGGATCACGTGAAGAACACTCACCTTGGGTTCTTCAATTCTTACTTCCTCCCTCTGGCGTCTACACTCAAACAGAGAG ctgaCGAGTTGGAGCAGGCAGGACAGAAACTAGAGGCCAGAGTTTACCAGACTTTACAGCTTCAG ATCTGGACCATGCTCCCTGGCTTCTGCACGTGTCCCGTGGATCTGCTGGTGTCTTTCAAAGGCCTCGCCCGCACAATTGGTGTAGCCATTAATGAACAGCCAGACCTGAGACTCACAGTGTGCCAGGCTCTGCGCACCATCATCAACAAGAGCTGCTCCACAG aagaggagaagacTGAAGTGGGCCGCTTCTCTAAGAACTTCCTGCCCATCCTCTTCAACGTGTACGGCCAGCAGCCGGCAGCCGGAGAGTCCGGCACCTACAGGATGGCCGTGCTGGACACCATCAAAGTTTACCTGACCGTCACCGAAATAGAC ATGACCTGCACTTTCCTGCAAAAAGCCACTGACAGGCTGAGCAGCACCGAGACCAACGAGTTCACACG GCTGTCCATGATGGATCTTATAGTTGCCATGGCTCCTTTTGTAGATGAGGTCACGATGACTAAAACCTTTGATCTGATTCGGCCATATCTGGAG ACCAAAGACCAGGGCATGCAGAAGAAGGCGTACCGAGTGCTAGAGGAGATTTGCGGTGGAGAGCGAGACGAGTGCAGGTCGTTTGTTTTGGCAAATTTGGAAACTCTCAAAGTCGTCCTGCTCGAGACTCTGAAGAACGCCTCGTCGCCAGCAAAGAGG CCGAGACTCAAGTGTCTGGGCCACATCGTGAAGAGGCTCAGCGAAGAGCACACAGACTTCATCGCCCAACTGCTGccagag GTGATTATATGTACGAAGGAAGTTTCTGTTGGAGCTCGTAAGAACGCCTTCAACCTGCTGGTGGAAATTGGAAATGCTTTTGTCCGCTTCTGTGGTAACACAAAAG ATGCCATGGAGCAGTATCTGGTATTGGTGTACGCAGGATTCTCAGGCTCCGTCACCATGATCACCTGCACAGTGTTGGCACTCACTCGATTAGTGTTCCAGTATAAAG ACTCCATTGAGGTGTCAGTcatggagcagctgctgcaaaACATTTGTCTGCTGCTCTCGTCTCGCACGAGAGAGATCGTCAAAGCAGCCTTAGGCTTCATCAAggtcatcctcttcatcatggaCCCTAAGACGCTGGCTTCACACGCCACTGCCATG ATGGAGGGCATCGGCAAAATTCATGACGACGTGAGGAGACACTTCAGAACAAAACTGAAGAACATCTTCACCAAGTTCATCAGGAAGTTTGG TTTTGAGATGGTGAAGAGCATGCTGCCTGCAGAACACCACAAGGTGCTGATAAACATCCGCAAGGCAGATTCTCGCACCAAGAGACGGAAACAAGCCAGTGAGGCGCAGGACGACTCCGAGAGCGAAGAGGAGGGACCAACAACAAGGAGCGAAAG TATTGAGGACATCCTCGCAATGTCGGATAGCGATTTGTCAGAGGACGAAGGAAAGGCTAAGAAGAAACCAGGCAAACGGCAGAAAGGACGGGCCTGGCtcaaagaaggagaggaagatgaaccTCTCAACTTCCTGGACCCGAAGGTTTCCCAGCGAGTGTTAG cCACCAACCCAGCGCGGAAAAAGAGCGCCAAGGTCGACCATGGCTTTAAAGTGACTTCAGATGGACGGCTGGTCATtaaagaggatgaagaggaagatgataaag atgagggagagatgaaagatATTCTGGAAGAGGCTGGAGTCAAGAGT AAAAAGTTACAGAAAAGGAAGATTCAAGATGACGATGACATGGACATCGAACCCCAGATGAAATATAAAG